The Eupeodes corollae unplaced genomic scaffold, idEupCoro1.1 scaffold_774, whole genome shotgun sequence genome contains the following window.
AATAAATGTTAGccattaataaaaaagtaatatgaattggcaaactttcaaaaaatctcgaggaccttttataaaaaaaattgttccttCAGCCCATCAGATTAATCAAAAATTCATATATCTACAACCCACAATCCACATGTATACGCTAAGTGTTTAAATTGGCTAATTaagatttgtatataaattgttGGCAATTAAACTTTGTAACCAAGTTTGGTTATTCTGTTTCTTATTTGTAGAAATTCTTAATAACCAAAACGAGTAACAGCAATCCTAACAAAAGTcttaattaatgaaataattttatataacatcGTTGCAATGTCATAAGTCGTATATAAATATCGTATCGCTTATGCAATTTACTTCCGGCCATTTTGTTACAACTCAACTAAACTCAACTCGAACTCACTGCTATCCTGGATCTGGagtacgatgatgatgatgatgatggtgatgatgatgggttGGTTACTTGTTTGTATGATGTCTATATATAGTATACATGAAAGCATATAGTAGATATATTCCAAGAGTTCTTACTTGATCCCACTAATGCTCTTAGCCTTCTTCATAATATTAGAATGTTTGTACACATAGATAGACGTACATAATACCCTCAGTCCTTTGCAGTCATTCTTATACTCACTGAGTATAGGGAACATATCAGTACACTAGACTATGTATGTACATGATTTGTGTACCTACACTCTTAATGCATATACCCCCTTCCGTCAAGGATGCTTAGCTTGCAGTGTTGCACCATCACCAGTGTGGTAACCATGAACCATGGTGCGGTGCATGGTTCTTCCATCGCATCGACCAACCGACCGTATAGGTACTTGTAGAACGATGAAACATACAGTTCACAATATAGGAGCAGGAGCTGAAGCTATCTGAAGCAGGAGCAAGAGTTACTGCTGAGGCTGAGGAGCATATCCCTGTTGAGTCGATAGCCTGTTGACACATTGTGCATAGCACACACATCTCTTAGCTCATAGGTAAAGTATACATACTTGGGTTCGTCGAGCAACTCGTGTCGTACTTATCGTTCCACCGAAACGAGTACAAACTAACACCCGCTGCCGCCATACTGCCACGTTGCCACGCCGACCCGATCATCACAATTTTACCACAGCCTCCTCCTAGATACAGTGTCAAGTGCGTTTTTTAAAGGACATTTCATGAAGGATTATTACTTTCTTCTGTGTCGTCCTTCCAAGTTCCAACAACAAGCTAACATATAACCCCTTAAGGAGAGACTCAAGCTCAAACCATAACTGAAACCGCCTCGCCTATTGCCTTCCATAAAATTTATAGATACTCGTTCGCGTTATACTATACGAATACGAGAGTGGAACTGAGTCATGTTTAATTGTGTAACTAATTTGCCCAGGAACATAGAACATGGAACTATGCCAGAAATTTATTATGATTTCACGCTCCACAGAACGATTCTTCCATTTGTCTCAAATGTCCTTTGCCACTTTCCCACGAGGTACGAGCACGAGTACGAGCACGACTATACAAGGATGAGGTCCTGCCTGGGTATAATTTAGTGAACAAATGAagacaaatgtttgtttttgtttgtatatccCTTGACgttctttgaagaaaaattgtTCCTTTGTGGCATAAACTGCTTAATATTCTTGATAGGGCGActtttttcattcttatatAGATCGGATGGGTGGAAGAACACAAGAAACAGATAGTAAGCGGTATGCGGAATTGGAACTGGCCAGGATGGTAGGACAGGACAGTAAAAGCAGCAGAGGTGGCATTAAGGGTTCCCCAAGattaataaacattaattaaattgtgttttagtGACATACCAACCGAGCTGTGaataaatttgtaaacttttttcCATTGCTTTCCATATCTATGGTTGTTGTTGTAGGTGCATGAGACGATCTTCTTGTCGACAACACACCAGAATCATAATTTTTTGTGTGCGGGTCGTCGCTCGCTGGGTCGGTCGGTCTTATACTTAAAGCAACAAGGACATTCTTACAAAAGTTGCTCCTTGCTCCTTAAGAAGTTACAAAATTACATGCAATGAATTAGAAAGTCTTATAAATGCGGGAAAGTAACAAGAGATAACAGAATTGCATTCCGTTTACACTGTTTGCATACTGTATCCACACAGTATACATATAGACACTCATCATAGATGCGAAGTGGAACTAAAAATATGggaatttcaaaatgaattcaTGCATTTTTAATGACATTATGGTTAGGATCTGTTGAAATGTCTATTCAGGATCTTGACTAATCTATTCCGGGTTAACGCCTTGTTTTTATCCGTCGTCCTAGGTCTGTATAACCCTAGATATACCTAAagctatattttttattagatattttATGTGGGTGATATATTTTAAACAGAGATTTCTTAAAGGACATTTATTGTATgtccttttaaattaaaaaaagatgctatagacataaatatgtataaacgAACATTGAATTGTAACCACTGAGATATATAatacaatatatataaattgcttattgttttaaaattgcttttgtAATTTAATCTTCAAAGGACTTcgactttcttttaaatttgtttgtttgtgtttgtttgttgcTTTGCTTTATTAAGTGGCTTTTCgtaacttgaaaaatatttttgttttctttttaattaagttaGAATTAAATTGCTTTTTTGAAGGAATTTTAATCATCATCAGTGTGAAATGAAAagggtttttgttttggttacgTAATTCCAAAGAAAACAAAGAGAAATTTTAATAGAGGAAGAGACTATAATTATTAAtggaaataagaaataaaattacttttatgaCGAGGGTTGTTAAGACAACTATATAAACCGAGGAAGGGGTTATTTATACAATAAAGTCAATTAAGACGACTTTAATGTTTGGTGACAGATATAGATAAGTATATATTGCTATTAtcgaaatttataatttcaataatatcaTGTTTCTATGAtgtgaaataaatataatggttgaaataattttgttggtgaataaaagaattttcaaataagagatttcattttaaatatgcCACACTGTGGAAGCTTCTACCTTGAAAGGTGTTATCTGTTGAAATTTGACAAGCTAAAACTACGTTTAAACAATTtcagcaacaaaaaaagtacctaCAGCAATATTTTAGTTAAGAATACGGGCATGCCTAATTTTGCCGACTGCCATatataacatttcttaaaaacgaaaatattataaaataaaaagtgcaaataattaaaatatttgcttatttacaGTTTTGATGATTTGCTATATAAAGTCTTGTAATTtggaatgatttaaaaaataaaggctttcaatttgaatttatggAACAATATCTCAAAAGCTATTTCGATATATCAAGgcatgattttaaaaactgaacCCAATGATCCATATCCGATAGCCATTTAATAGATTGCACAGGCTATCAATGTGACATAATTTTCTCGGAAGTACAATCTggcaaaaaatagaagaaattttGCACAGAttacagtttttaatttaaaaaatggtgcTTTATAAATAACTTTCTCTAGAAGGCATTTGATAGTTGAGGCTTTTGTAGAACAGTCAAGAGGCTGATGATGATGCTCTATAGTTAATTACTGTTTAtgtaatttaataaaagataaCAATAGTGTCATGTCATGCTATAAGGCCAATTGGTCCCATTCACTAAAGCGAGAAACAAGAACCATTGGGTATCAATGACCTTAAAGCTATTGATCTTTGAAgactattttaaatattcttctcATCACTTTCATTAAATAATCTCGATGCTTCTCAGGCTTTGCAGATaagtgatgttcaaatggtagacatgagCATTCAAGatgacacaagcgtccacatgtttttctcaaaacccacctctgtctatcaactcctactctcacctctccGTGGTGAACATCATCGATTGCCTAGTACCTAAACTGCAGATTATATAGGTTCCacccccagtggaaagttgtaaggggcagcaaacgagagaggggggagaggtgtttccgcTAAGGCACCTATCCATATTTAGACGGCAGCGGAGAAATTctcgagatgaaatcaacggtggcgtctacagttccagtaaggtgaaacttcttagtgaacaccttatagggtttCTTCGACTGATTCGGAGCCCAGttctataaggagcggtttatccggctccccgtccttagAGTTATACTAAAGATCTGGCCTTCTTGCTTGGGGGTTATGTCGTCGGGTTGACtccctggccacgtaaaaacattatAGTTGCGAAACACCACCAagcttcggatacggacggaattactctgcataaaaggacgagagctgctcttgagctctatgagcagaataggcgagaggaacaccgccttctcagaaggaaaaagagagggcatgagaagcgtgcggtcgaagatgttgagaggtttaaaagcaggaatgaggttcgaaagttttatgaacaggtgaaacgaaattcacaggtacataaacctagatccgaaggctgcaaggacgaaagagtcaatgctgaggatgtggaaggaccacttatgcagactgtataacggcgaccacgaaccgaattccgctgtaatgcagaataatccattcaacacaGACGACGAAAGTTAACAATCCCGTcgtcccgacttagacgaagtaaagattaccatatctaagctgaagtctaataaagctgctggagcggatggcttgaatgccgagctctttaaagcagctggagataaattaattaggagcatgcaccaacttatctgtaagatatgctcggaagaaagcatgcccgatgaatggaaccttagaattgtttgcccgatcctgaaaaaaggagaccttctaaactgcaccaaccatagaggaatcagtctacttaacatagtCTATAAAATATTCTCTGCCGAGCTGTATAGTTGCATTCCTcaccttaaacagttcaaccgtaatgctCGCGCGCATGAAAAATTCATgatgctccataaaggttatacacaacttaacagaacctttcgatgtcaaaaaaggtgttaggcaaggtgatgcgctgtcatgcgattttttgtaacatcgtacttaaaagaatagtgcagactCACACGTCAAGACTAGAGGCACCTTTAGAAGTttatccaattactagcatatgctgcaGACACTGTCATAATCGGAcgaactcagtgtgatgtcaatggggcttttgtgagtattgaggcagaggcgtcaaaaatgttaatgagggcaaaacaaagtacatgatgtcgtcaagaaaggacgtacaacaccgaagtcttagtcaaaacgtcactatcgaaagacaaaactttgaggtagacaaggacttcgtctacctatgtAGGCTCCGCGgtacaacaccagcgctgagattaaacgaagaataactagcaattgagtggtaaagtcctctctcgaagtaccaaagtgtcgctatatatgacccttatcatccccgtcctgctatgacaaaagcggatgaaagcaccttgagtcgtttcgagagaaaagttcttcttgtgatccacggtcccgtatgcatataAGGGGATTATAGTAGAAGTAGGAACGACGAACAGTACAGACTGTACAGCGAGttgtaaaataaactaaagGTTAACcataatttaaatgcatagCACAGGTTGGAGTTGAGTTCGGAAAATCAAACAGATTGTAAAAAACTGCTCCACTTTACACTTTCCATTGTTTTATGCTGTAAAGTTGACTTGCCAGAATGGCTCCGTCCAAACATCACACTCCTCCCCTCTTAGATTGAACTTTCAAATTACTATGCCTCTCGGAACGTAAGGCTAGCTCTGTTTGTGATGCAGCCTATGGTGGttttgattgttgttgttgttgttgtttcggaTCCGGTTCTTTATGAGTCTCTTGACTCCTAAGTCGAAGTTGGTTTGAATGCCTGCGAACCGTCTTGCCATTTTCAGTTCTAACTTAATATGATAAAGAACCCGTTTGCTTGCTTATTTTGGCCGGAATCAAAATAGGTCCTATTGAATAGTTTCTTATCCAAAAAAGTTCATCGGCTTGTAATTGTAGCTCATTACCTGTAACGTGATCTTTTTTGTAACGAAGCGGTTGGCTATCAGGGTGGATTTTATCAAAGTATGTCATCGGTCGACGCTTGAACAAGATGTCTGCCGGAGATTTGCCAGTAACTGTTGATGGTGTATTATGACTAAGTAGCAGAAACCTTGCCAGGCGAAGCTTAACACATCCGTTTTTATTCCGTTTGAGATAATCCTTAGTAGTACGAACCATCCTTTCTGCTTGTCCATTGGTCGATGGGTGAAAAGGAGCAGAAAGGATGTGTGAAAAAAGATTACTTCTACAAAACTGACTGAAAACCTCAGAGGTGAAGGCTGTTTCATTGTCAGATACAATTGAATCTGGTAATCCAAGTGTTGCGAATATAGAACGAAGACTGTTGATTGCACAACTTGTGCTTGTAGTAGATACTAATTTGACTTCTAGCCACTTCGAATAAGAATTCATTAGAATAAAAAAGATCTTTCCTTGAAAGGGACCTGCGAAGTCTACGTAGGTGTGACCATGGCTTTGAAGTTTCTTCCCAAAGATGTATAGTTGACTTAGACTTCTCTGGTCGAGATTCTTGACAGGTGATGCACCTTTTTACCGTCACCGCAATGTCAACATCCATTTTCGTCCACCATATGTAGCTTCGGGCAAGACTTTTCATTCTAACCACTCCTGGATGGCCAGCATGTTAGATTTTCAGCAAATCATTCCGAGCGGCTTTTGGAACAATAATTCGGTCACCAAATAGTAAACAATCTTTATTTGCCGATTTCATGGCGACGTTGATAAAAAGGTCGGAAATCCTCCTCCAAAAGTACGGCAGGCCACCCTTTCAATGTCCAAGAAAACACCATCTGTAGAGTTGTGTCTTTTGAAGTCATCTTCGCTATATCATTTGATTATAGAATGTTTGCATCACACTTCTCCAACATATTAAATTGAAACTCGTCTGCAAATGGTGAAGGGATGGGCAGTCGGCTAAGCGCATCAGCGTTGCAATTCTTTTCACCTGATCTGTATTCTGTGCACGATCTTGAAATTATACCTATTTGAGAACACGCTCCATCGAAGCATCCTCGGCGACAGTATAATCAACGGCTTATGATCAGTGACTATTTGAAAATCCCttccttaaagaaaattgtgaaatttCTTAACACCTGCGATAATCGCCAAGGCAACCGTAGACCAGCCTCCTTAAGACGTTGAAAAACTTGTCCAAAAGTCTCAACGAGATGTGGGGAATCCTTGCTAGCAACGATGATGTCATCATAATAAACAATAACACCACTTATTCCTTGTAGAATGTTCTCTATTCGTTGTTGGAATATTTCGGGTCCCGCAGAAATACCATATGGAAGCCTCTTTACTTTGAACGCATTCTTATGTGTAGAAATTGTAAGTACTTTGGATGTTTCCTAATCAACAAACAACTGTTGATAGGCCTGATTCAAATCTATTTATGCGAATGTATTTCCTTTTGGAATTGAAGCTAGAATATCGCTTATTGCTGGTGTCTTGAAACAGTGCGGTGACAGTGCTTTGTTAACAGTGCACTTGGACTTGGTGACAGGTACTATAGAAGTAAGCCACTCGCTGGAGTATTCGGTTGGTTCTAAAACTCCTTGTCGAACCAATTTATCTAACTCAGCTTCAATTGCTTCTCGCTGAGCGTAAGGAACCTTCCTTGCTTGAAGTTTGATGGGTCGTACAGCCTGATCTAGATTTAATGTAATTTGTTCACCGTATATGCACCTAGTTCCTCAGAAAATAGTACTGCGTACTTTTCCAACAGATCATCTATTGGAATGCACGCTATGAACACCTTGAAGCACTATTCCCATCTTGTTAAACCAGTTAAAACCCAGCACATTTGTACGATTTCCACTTGCAATGTAAAAAGGAAGATTTTGGATGTCCTTCTTGTTGTAAACAATGTCTACGTAGGCAAAGGCTGTAATGGGAATgtgattatttaaataatcaaaaagatttaaatccGTGTCAAAGGTTTTGGGTAAGTTATGACTCTAATTGAATAATTTGAGTCCGTGTCAAATTCTAATTGACATTGTATACCATTGATAATTTCAGTTGCTATTTTCTTGCAGTTACCAAACCGATTTATTGCATTAACTTGATGTTTCCGTCTGCTGCTGCTGTTAGAATAACTGTTCTGCTTAGTTCGACATACTCTTTTAATGTGACCTATACGTCCACATTTGTCACATTAAGCAGTATGAAATGGACATGCTGAATTGATGAACATACTCTTGCTGCGGAACTGACTGTTAAATAACTAGTTGATTTTTGCCTACAGTCTCCGCAGCAATTGCACGGTCTTGGACTGATTTAAGGGTGAGTTTCGTTTCGGCTCAAAGACTCTGCTGCAAATGTATATTTCGCAATCCACACACCAGTCTACCATGGTTCCatcaaaattgtaaacaattaAAAGATGCCGAAGTTGTGCAATGTACTCTGCAACAGACTCATTGCTCTATTGATCGCGcttaaaaaatctatataacGACGCAATTTCTGATGGAGCTGGTGTAAGGTATTGAGTAAGTTCTTTGATGATGGATTTGTAAGTGTGTTGCTCCAATGTCTTAGGCGAAATGAGGGATTTCACTAAGTTAAAACAATGAGATCCACAAATTGTCAGGATAGTTGCTTTCTGGATCTTGGCCGTTGTGATGCCGTTGgctattaaaaacatttcaaaccGTTTTCTATATGATCCCCATGCTGCAGGGTTTGCTACATCAAATAATTCTATTGATCCAATCGATGCCATTTTGCTTGAATTCATAAGAAGATTAGAACTGAAATTAGTTTGAGTTTCTTTAGATTCTTAATCGATTTTAACCTTTTTCCCGGTTTTCGCCATGTGGTTGCTCACtaggaacaacaacaaaaaaaaattattatacgacgaacaaataaaaaaggctTAAACACTTGTAATAAAGTTAATTGCTCTGAAAAGCAAATTCCAAATCCTCGTCGCCAGTGAAGTGTTCTGataccttttaaaattaaagacacatgttaattcaataattcatttaattaatagttaagttaaaatataaaagtataaatCTTTCTATAATGGCAGCTTACGATTGAATGACTGCCAGACATTACATGTCAATGTGAGCTGTCAAAGTTGACTTGCaagaatggctgcgttcaaacATCATATTCTTCGACCGTAGCCTTAGCAGTCCTTGGCTTATATTAGCTTTCATTATTAATGGCATACCTTTCttcttacaataaaataaacctttCTTATTGGAGAACCCTGGTTTGTAAGTAAAGTGCTTGATCTGTTTTTCCTGCAAAtatggatattttttaaaacctacaTATATGAATTGCGCTTAAGTAAAAAATGAGTTAAAATTTCCTTGAATATTGTTACAATAACCTTTCTTAAGCTGATTGGCACTTGGATCAATTgtagttcttttaatttttagaaatatatgaaaacaattaaaatcatacaaaaaaaataaccccATAGCTTTAAGTGACCTTCGTAAAATTCAATCACAGACCTTCAACATCATTCCAATATCTGGCCACACCAAAAAcgaaatataaaatagaaacattGAGTAAGCTCGTTGCACTCTCTGCAAATgcaaaaagtttgttaattgaattttcataaatgaCACATACATAACCCAAAGCAAAATCTGGCAAACGAAGCTCTATATAGAGTTTCTATCCATCCATATAGCTAGTCTATGTATTGTATAGTTTTTAGCTTTTTGCACTGTTTTGGATTCTCTGTTCGACTCTAGGATGCCAAAGGCAGATGATGATGTTCATACCGCCCATATaactagtttttaaatttattcagtGCTCGAAAGTCATCAACTGTTACTCGAAACGCCTTTTGTCACTCTCTctggaaatataaaaaaatcaaaataatcaaaaaactcTAAAAGGCAGATTCATATGCGatgctcaatttttttaaacttcgatATTCATCTGTATCCTTACATCTACATTTGTTATGGTTGTTAAAAGCTTTACTTGGACAAGAttggttaatatttttttagcttCATATACtcaattttttagttaaaatattggGTTAACCAAGTCAACTTGAAGGCTAACTACTAAAAGTAAATTGGATTCAAGTAAATGTATACAAAGCATGGCTTCAAAACCAATGAAACCAAAACTGAAAACATCCAATAATTGGTAGCCTTAAAATAAGGAAGTTGAATTTTGTTCATAATAAGTCAAAATAGTACTCACCGAACTTCAATAAGAATAgattttagattagattagattaacaaatgttttatttttctttaagtcttatgcagattatatatatatataataataaactaacatttttagagCATGGCCTAAGCCGTCTGCCAGTTGAcaatataaactttaaagtagattttaagtaatttttttttgtatttaaaaaagttcatctgtaattttttttctatatgaaagagcaagcttgacaaATTGAAACAGGACTTTCCAATCAGCTCCATTGAGAATGGTTATCATTTCATCTTCACTCAGTAAACTCTTCCCAAAAACACTCCTCCGAGATTCCATTGAGATCGGGCATCTGCAAAGGAAGTGGTAGATGTTTTCCCTTTCTCCTTGGTTGCACAAATTGCAGATTTCCGAGCGTTCTTCTCTATGCGGCATAAAGT
Protein-coding sequences here:
- the LOC129953466 gene encoding uncharacterized protein K02A2.6-like, yielding MNSYSKWLEVKLVSTTSTSCAINSLRSIFATLGLPDSIVSDNETAFTSEVFSQFCRSNLFSHILSAPFHPSTNGQAERMVRTTKDYLKRNKNGCVKLRLARFLLLSHNTPSTVTGKSPADILFKRRPMTYFDKIHPDSQPLRYKKDHVTVRTENGKTVRRHSNQLRLRSQETHKEPDPKQQQQQQSKPP